One window of Mobula hypostoma chromosome 30, sMobHyp1.1, whole genome shotgun sequence genomic DNA carries:
- the LOC134339709 gene encoding maestro heat-like repeat-containing protein family member 1: MVTGGRTGARCISWLSGVNSNSPAVDISETGELIVDVTKGTYTSRHGGIMRADPAYPVPPVIETSWSISSCTFAGVIIAVFLCSAVQRKLTGYFTGVGGSCEVCARGDNVLDQTPGGRGEEEDLAAAVALCSKMEACRGEASLEALTDAAFDKDEGVRGQIAQSLHSLGCQNPEQVLGSCLEFLLKHSQLAQGHRTAILQCMERIVRDTIGLLGQPLAKRMIGLASEEMIKSGEAEVGWKEAASNLLVALGSRFSDEILEEVMRKLQPGSLPQFFVVQTLANLSVANVQGMVPYLPTTLQTMLPMLSLVKQDNMKWVFTSALGLFSKSILEYLSSVDRTTKPVLCKDVFSQEIYAAYKILFGNWLRNKDSKLRTAIVVALSYMVRLLPNDRIDDELPRFLTGVLALYKKRCEPFYVTQCLHNILETGVEMGSHVPEAQMDALLPQLHHQLCSPADPAGELGRKNHAEVLQCLVILLHVSVDGLVKFLLQKLSNSNERVRLGTLTALDHVIATSFKPLETKKALIVCGVKQALQDNDNRVKKMLAQVIGRMGEHGYLQLEGGYTLVEFLVLQCSLTPSENPSWLQLQEEEDVSDEELRRFCEGVLGSLVGLDAMDDVLWPFLLEFVTPVQYTNALSTVCRCLERVGAKRKREKEQRTALNYSERLGMPKPHTLLARLLAVSATPYAGQGRGLAALRLLRALSPNIHPEVVHLWDEELPQLIQSLAENQEDSLPQKLWEDKLFFFLSRTLETITDEKWTWQLSEEMTHHLHGYHSFPREKAFLYKCVGIVLGQTSNRDVIGNGLQEMLLSVQHAELLEREGLATGIGFCAMSHLDDTLAKLDEFVRMDIVKKTASFFNILKERLDGDMERVKSTLILCYGYVALYAPEGLILQRIELHILDHILSLSNTKVLGIKVETKDLMIKLTLIKAVTLIAKAIYANKGKHNFKFSRREELLSYMQDLIAGEPRAQLKTRVRQTAINACVHLVRLEPRLNEMESSELIRGCLEAVFSFLPLDADKQKDTRKLKEREVLHAETVAALHELLKEFLAQSLNSEGLEFIFKYVQEWMASVRDHERERAVGATLALLGFYRERFNAMHAGTFHNLGALAGHLVPRCADPSLPVRHAAVDGLHTLLCIQERYEGGASRRADGAAEHLHAIKARLQNPDCHALFRICCDVAQVLSGRLPRNQLPSLLFTLFEGLSDYHSTSASACSVVMNGLARRHGEALRDHVPDILGRLQTRVQSVSLEQIRFSITYFISLLTSQCMPGVLAHLLLQPLPYDKYTAGIWQSLAREAQLAQATMQCLLDKLNSYLSPGRKPQAAASETVAVVYALTAMVSNPESAEPVVSLYPRLFGTLVLYLSFLVSERVADSQGKSSSKRRKLGLQPSGAQPVNVWDSAVEALKLTLVRGGTEEVVTCLEDEVAWELMKSAEGHRRSTALLAQATGRHAARYLVGIIHFLEPALLHTHEHQRATAAAFFSELLAQPVIQELAVTDVLVRSLLRTLEDPSPSVHLLSVRGLGNLALGAPQKVPRYADQLLAAMVGGLDQRAELDDFVALEALSGLSKVLGQLAEEDVGPALTDVIAAVQPFFESERERLRAAAFAVFGSLLHFADGGPCDLFMERVHLSLVSLLLHVNDSSPEVVAACKAVLHLLGPHLCSDNIRAVFRAELLEEADTRYWDFIDELTRLIVSDFPDRAGLYLSSSVSFFKSVLPEIRGNAIVLAGFLMHHLPREHVEASADQNVCVAIIMMLHDVSPCVRAKAAKVLGLQRAF, from the exons TGAGAGCGGACCCAGCTTACCCTGTACCCCCAGTAATCGAaacgtcctggtcaatctccagCTGCACCTTCGCTGGTGTGATCATCGCTGTTTTTCTCTGCTCTGCCGTGCAACGCAAGCTGACTGGGT ATTTCACTGGGGTAGGTGGGTCGTGTGAGGTCTGTGCCCGGGGGGACAACGTTCTTGACCAGACGCCGGGAGGTCGGGGCGAGGAGGAGGATTTAGCTGCTGCCGTCGCCC TGTGCAGCAAAATGGAGGCGTGCAGGGGGGAGGCCTCCCTCGAGGCCCTGACGGACGCAGCCTTTGACAAGGACGAGGGTGTGCGCGGGCAGATCGCCCAGTCCCTCCACAGCCTGGGCTGCCAGAACCCCGAGCAGGTGCTGGGCTCCTGCCTGGAATTCCTGCTGAAGCACAGTCAGCTGGCGCAGGGGCACCGCACCGCCATCCTGCAGTGCATGGAGCGCATCGTGCGCGACACCATCGGCCTCCTCGGCCAGCCGCTGGCCAAGAGGATGATCGGCCTGGCCTCCGAGGAGATGATCAAGTCCGGGGAGGCGGAGGTGGGCTGGAAGGAGGCAGCCAGCAACCTGCTGGTGGCCCTGGGCTCCCGGTTCAGCGACGAGATCCTGGAGGAGGTGATGCGGAAGCTACAGCCCGGCAGCCTGCCCCAGTTCTTCGTGGTGCAGACCCTGGCCAACCTCTCGGTGGCCAACGTGCAGGGCATGGTGCCCTACCTGCCCACCACCCTGCAGACCATGCTGCCTATGCTGTCCTTGGTCAAGCAGGACAACATGAAGTGGGTGTTCACGTCCGCCTTGGGCCTCTTCAGCAAGAGTATCCTGGAGTACCTCTCGAGCGTGGACAGGACAACTAAGCCAGTCCTCTGCAAGGACGTCTTCTCCCAGGAGATCTACGCCGCCTACAAGATCCTCTTTGGGAACTGGCTGCGGAACAAGGACAGCAAGCTGAGGACGGCCATCGTGGTGGCCCTTAGCTACATGGTCCGCCTCCTCCCCAACGACCGGATCGATGACGAGCTGCCCCGCTTTCTGACCGGCGTCCTGGCCCTCTACAAGAAGCGCTGCGAGCCCTTCTACGTCACCCAGTGCCTGCACAACATCCTGGAGACAGGCGTGGAGATGGGCAGCCACGTGCCCGAGGCCCAGATGGACGCCCTCCTCCCCCAGCTCCACCACCAGCTGTGCTCGCCGGCGGATCCGGCCGGCGAGCTGGGCCGCAAGAACCACGCCGAGGTGCTGCAGTGCCTCGTCATCCTCCTGCACGTCTCCGTCGACGGGCTGGTCAAGTTCCTGCTGCAGAAGCTGTCCAACAGCAACGAGCGGGTGCGCCTCGGCACGCTGACCGCCCTCGACCACGTCATCGCTACCAGCTTCAAGCCCCTGGAGACGAAGAAGGCCCTGATCGTGTGCGGCGTGAAGCAGGCGCTCCAGGACAACGACAACAGGGTGAAGAAGATGCTGGCGCAGGTGATCGGGCGGATGGGCGAGCATGGCTACCTCCAGCTGGAGGGCGGGTACACCCTGGTGGAGTTCCTCGTGCTGCAGTGCAGCCTGACGCCCTCCGAGAATCCCTCCTGGCTCCAGctccaggaggaggaggacgtCAGCGACGAGGAGCTGCGGCGCTTCTGCGAGGGCGTCCTGGGCTCGCTGGTCGGCCTGGACGCCATGGATGACGTGCTGTGGCCCTTCCTGCTGGAGTTCGTCACGCCCGTGCAGTACACCAACGCCCTGTCCACCGTCTGCCGCTGCCTGGAGCGGGTGGGGGCGAAGAGGAAGCGCGAGAAGGAGCAGAGGACCGCCCTGAACTACAGCGAGAGGCTGGGCATGCCCAAGCCCCACACCCTGCTGGCCCGCCTGCTGGCGGTCTCTGCTACACCCTACGCGGGCCAGGGGAGGGGCCTGGCGGCCCTTCGGCTGCTCCGGGCTCTCAGCCCCAACATCCACCCGGAGGTGGTGCATTTGTGGGACGAGGAGCTGCCCCAGCTCATCCAGTCCCTGGCCGAGAACCAGGAGGACTCCCTCCCCCAGAAGCTGTGGGAGGACAAGCTCTTCTTCTTCCTCTCGCGCACCCTGGAGACCATCACCGACGAGAAGTGGACCTGGCAGCTGAGCGAGGAGATGACCCACCACCTCCACGGCTACCACAGCTTCCCCCGCGAGAAGGCCTTCCTCTACAAGTGCGTGGGCATTGTGCTGGGCCAGACCAGCAACCGGGACGTGATCGGCAACGGGCTGCAGGAGATGCTGCTCAGCGTCCAGCACGCCGAGCTGCTGGAGCGGGAGGGGCTGGCCACTGGCATCGGCTTCTGTGCCATGTCGCACCTGGACGACACGCTGGCCAAGCTGGACGAGTTCGTCAGGATGGACATCGTGAAGAAGACGGCCAGCTTTTTCAACATCTTGAAGGAGAGGCTGGACGGCGACATGGAGCGGGTGAAGAGCACCCTCATCCTGTGCTACGGCTACGTGGCGCTCTACGCCCCCGAGGGGCTCATCCTCCAGCGCATCGAGCTCCACATCCTGGACCACATCCTCAGCCTGTCCAACACCAAGGTCCTGGGCATCAAGGTGGAGACCAAGGACCTGATGATAAAGCTGACCCTGATCAAGGCCGTGACCCTCATCGCCAAGGCCATCTACGCCAACAAGGGCAAGCACAACTTCAAGTTCAGCCGCAGGGAGGAGCTGCTGTCGTACATGCAGGACCTGATCGCGGGGGAGCCCAGGGCCCAGCTGAAGACCCGGGTGCGGCAGACGGCCATCAACGCCTGCGTCCACCTCGTCCGGCTGGAGCCTCGGCTCAACGAGATGGAGTCGTCGGAACTTATCCGCGGCTGCCTGGAGGCCGTCTTCTCCTTCCTGCCGCTAGACGCCGACAAGCAGAAGGACACGCGGAAACTGAAGGAGCGCGAGGTCCTGCACGCCGAGACCGTGGCCGCCCTGCACGAGCTGCTGAAGGAGTTCCTCGCGCAAAGCCTCAACTCGGAGGGCCTGGAGTTCATCTTCAAGTACGTCCAGGAGTGGATGGCGTCCGTCAGGGACCACGAGCGGGAACGGGCGGTGGGCGCCACGCTGGCGCTGCTCGGCTTCTACCGCGAGAGGTTCAACGCCATGCACGCCGGCACCTTCCACAACCTGGGCGCGCTGGCGGGCCACCTCGTGCCGCGCTGCGccgacccctccctccccgtccgcCACGCCGCCGTCGACGGCCTGCACACGCTGCTGTGCATCCAGGAGCGCTACGAGGGCGGCGCCTCCCGCCGGGCCGACGGGGCCGCGGAGCACCTGCACGCCATCAAGGCGCGGCTCCAGAACCCCGACTGCCACGCCCTCTTCCGCATCTGCTGCGACGTGGCCCAGGTCCTCTCCGGGCGGCTGCCCAGGAACCAGCTCCCCTCCCTGCTCTTCACTCTCTTCGAGGGCCTCTCCGACTACCACAGCACCAGCGCCAGTGCCTGCTCCGTGGTGATGAACGGGCTGGCGCGGAGGCACGGCGAGGCGCTGCGGGACCACGTGCCCGACATCCTCGGCCGCCTGCAGACCCGCGTGCAGAGCGTCAGCCTGGAGCAGATCCGCTTCTCCATTACCTACTTCATCTCCCTGCTGACCTCCCAGTGCATGCCGGGCGTGCTGGCCCACCTCCTCCTGCAGCCCCTGCCCTATGACAAGTACACTGCGGGCATCTGGCAGTCCCTGGCCCGCGAGGCCCAGCTGGCGCAGGCCACCATGCAGTGCCTGCTGGACAAACTGAACAGCTACCTCTCGCCCGGCCGGAAGCCCCAGGCTGCCGCCTCCGAGACGGTGGCCGTCGTCTACGCCCTGACCGCGATGGTCTCCAACCCCGAGTCGGCGGAGCCTGTGGTCAGCCTGTACCCCAGGCTCTTCGGCACCTTGGTCCTCTACCTCAGCTTCCTCgtcagtgagagggtggccgACAGCCAGGGTAAGAGCTCGTCCAAGAGGAGGAAGCTGGGCCTCCAGCCGTCCGGCGCCCAGCCGGTCAACGTGTGGGACTCCGCGGTGGAGGCACTGAAGCTGACGCTGGTCCGGGGCGGGACGGAGGAAGTGGTCACCTGCCTGGAGGACGAGGTGGCCTGGGAGCTGATGAAGAGCGCGGAGGGGCACCGGCGCAGCACGGCCCTCCTGGCCCAGGCCACTGGGCGGCACGCCGCCCGCTACTTGGTGGGCATCATCCACTTCCTGGAGCCGGCCCTGCTGCACACCCACGAGCACCAGCGGGCGACAGCGGCCGCGTTCTTCAGCGAGCTGCTGGCTCAGCCGGTGATACAGGAGCTGGCCGTCACCGACGTGCTGGTGCGCAGCCTGCTGAGGACCCTGGAGGACCCGTCGCCCTCCGTCCACTTGCTCTCGGTCCGGGGGCTCGGCAACCTGGCCCTCGGCGCCCCCCAGAAGGTCCCCCGGTATGCCGACCAGCTGCTGGCCGCCATGGTGGGCGGGCTGGACCAGAGAGCCGAGCTCGACGACTTCGTGGCGCTGGAGGCCCTATCGGGCCTCTCCAAGGTCCTGGGGCAGCTGGCCGAGGAGGACGTGGGGCCTGCCCTCACCGACGTTATCGCCGCCGTCCAGCCCTTCTTCGAGAGCGAGCGCGAGCGACTGCGCGCGGCCGCCTTCGCCGTCTTCGGGAGCCTCCTGCACTTCGCCGACGGCGGCCCCTGCGACCTCTTCATGGAGCGCGTCCACCTCAGCCTGGTCAGCCTCCTGCTGCACGTCAACGACAGCAGCCCCGAGGTGGTGGCCGCCTGCAAGGCCGTGCTGCACCTCCTCGGCCCCCACCTGTGCTCGGACAACATCCGCGCCGTCTTCCGGGCCGAGCTGCTGGAGGAGGCCGACACCCGCTACTGGGACTTCATCGACGAGCTGACCAGGCTGATCGTCAGCGACTTCCCGGACAGGGCCGGCCTCTACCTCTCCAGCAGCGTCTCCTTCTTCAAGAGCGTGCTGCCCGAGATCCGGGGCAACGCCATCGTCCTGGCCGGCTTCCTGATGCACCACCTGCCCAGGGAGCACGTGGAGGCCAGCGCCGACCAGAACGTCTGCGTGGCCATCATCATGATGCTGCACGACGTCTCGCCCTGTGTCCGCGCCAAGGCCGCCAAGGTGTTGGGGCTCCAGCGGGCTTTCTAG